One stretch of Zingiber officinale cultivar Zhangliang chromosome 6B, Zo_v1.1, whole genome shotgun sequence DNA includes these proteins:
- the LOC121990390 gene encoding uncharacterized protein LOC121990390: MKRSSECAVSPLLSKPSGKAPRRQRGSPAAAGRAKSAASKGNAGTKRGGIRISSKASEPEPQHSPSAPSFSVSEEMMAVAEWMDWQVELGDLWRSLYWVEEEKLSGWFPFVDEDFLCSDARGGEGSSGLFWEEADHDIWQLHHIHEIPQTASK, translated from the coding sequence ATGAAACGAAGCAGCGAATGCGCCGTTTCGCCGCTGCTCTCGAAGCCCTCAGGCAAGGCCCCGCGGCGTCAGAGGGGTTCGCCCGCCGCGGCGGGGCGCGCCAAGTCGGCGGCTTCGAAGGGGAATGCCGGGACAAAGCGAGGCGGTATCAGGATTTCATCAAAAGCTTCGGAACCCGAGCCCCAGCATTCGCCTTCTGCTCCATCGTTTTCGGTGTCTGAGGAAATGATGGCGGTGGCGGAGTGGATGGATTGGCAGGTGGAACTCGGCGATCTCTGGCGGTCTCTGTATTGGGTGGAGGAGGAGAAACTCTCCGGGTGGTTTCCGTTCGTCGACGAGGATTTCCTCTGCTCGGACGCGAGGGGCGGAGAGGGATCGAGCGGCCTGTTCTGGGAAGAGGCCGACCACGATATCTGGCAGCTGCATCACATCCACGAAATCCCGCAGACGGCATCGAAATGA